TATAAAACCTAAGAAGATCAAGGTAATATCCATTCTTGGCTACCGTGGAGGAACAGGACGGAGCACCATTGCTGCTTCTCTGGCCCTGCACTATGTTACAGCAGGCGAAAGGGTGACCTTGATTGACTTAGGTTCCCCGCCATCCCTGCATCGCCATACAGGTGCCGTGATGGAGATGCAAGATGGGGTATTGTTCGGAAGTGCCTGTTGTGATGTATATTCCCCGGCTTCCCCAGCATGGGCATTTTCTCCTGAACAACTGGGGGCCATGATCGAGGATTTTAGAAAAAATAGATACCGCCGTATTATTGTTGACTTTTCAGCCCAACCTGCACCGGGCCTGTTAGAAACAGTTCAATCAGACCGGATTATTACAGTGGTTGACTCTGACATTGAGCAATCCGTAGAACCTGCCATGGAGCAAAAGAACAACTCCATTTTTGTCTACAATAAGGCCATTCCAGAGACGGATGTTGACCTAATACAAGAGTACACCGGGGATTCACTGATCGTTATTCCAAGGGATGTAGTTGGTATCCAGGCTGCCTTAACCGCCAAGGAACCAGCCTACAATAAAAGTGAAGCTGTGGCCACTGGCATAGGTGCTCTGGCCGCAGAAATTGAGAAGTAAACGGAGGGGAGGAAGTCTTGAATAAGATTAAGTTATTTGTGTCAGGCCCACGGGAATTTGTTGATTATATAACGCATCAGGTAGAAAATAACCCGGGAGCCATGATGATTGTTAATGTCTCAACAGAGCCATCTCAAACAGTAGCAATCCTTGAGTCTGGGTCAACCAGTGCAGATGTGTTACTGCTGGGTTTTGATGACAGAAAGATTGAAACGATGGTTCAACCACTGTCCCGTTTTTCGGAAAACTTTCCCATATTTATTTCCGCAAAACAGCTTTCCGTTGCCCATAAAAAGTGGAAACCCTTCTACTTCAATATTGCCCGGGAGGGTGGAGAACTTTCAGCCATAACTAGATATTTCAAGGATAGACCCCAGGATATTGCCATACCAGAAAGGGCCAGTGTAATCAACACAGTTGCATCCCAAGCACGGGTGGAACACGTAAAGGAACGGGAAAATAGGATTGAAACAATACCGGTCGATAAAAAAGTAATTACAGTCTTTGGACAAAAGGGGGGGATTGGCAAAACCTGTACCGTTGTCTCGGTCTCTCAAAGTTTGTCCACCCTGACAACCATGTCCGTTTGTGTTCTTGACTTAGACATGAACAGGGATTATGGTGACATTCTCCGTTATTTTGGCTACGTGGGCAACGATAAGGTGGATGCCTTAACCATTGAACGTCCAGATTGGGCTGGACAACTTAAATTACCCACAGAGAAAACCTTATCTGCCTGGACAAAATTGCTTTCAGGAGAAAAGTCCGGGGATGGCAAATTTATGCTGAGTGATGAAATGCGCCTAAACAAAAAATTGGTTGAGCACTGCCTAATCAAAATAAAACCCAACCTGTTTTTCCTGCCGCCGGTCCGTACAATCATGGATGAACATTCAATCTCAGAAACGGATGTGCGGAAAATCATTAGCATATTAAGAAGGCACTTTTCAACAGTTATTATAGATGGCGGTAACACGCTTTCCACCCAAACCGTAAGTGCTATATCAGAGTCCGATGACCTTTTAATTATGGCAGAGGCGGCCATTGCCTCATTCGATAGTCTTGCGGACTTTACCTTAAATACGCTGAATATCGTTAAAGGCCATGCAGTACCAAGGATTATCATCAACATGATGATGGATAAAGATAAAATACCCCGTAAGCAATATGTCGATCCAGAAAAGGAACTGCCGGAAATTGTGGGCGGGTTTCCAGTAATCGCCGTATTTCCCTGGGATGATGAACTTAATATATCAGTTAGATGGAAGTTGATTGTGCCTTATTATGGCGCACACGATACGCCTTTTACCCGGGAAATGCCCAATTTGTTAAAGCACCTGTATCCAAAGGAAATATTTAGCCAAGCAAAGGAGAAAGACAGTGGTAATGGTTTCTTTCGCTTCTTTAAAAAGTTTCTGGCTTTAGGAGGTGCCCGATAGAAAATGCAAAAGGACCAGTTTAAGGGCTTGCAGGGTATATCTCCTTTGCTGCGTCAAAGGCAAGATCAACAGTTAGAAGAAATTATCTACTCCCGATTTGGTGAGTTAGTAATGGAGTGCAGAGCCCATGCCTTAACGATTTTTCAAAAGAACAAAGGTGAGAAGATTGATGGCAATTACCTAGAATCAGAATTAAACAATCTTCTAAGCAAAAAGTACGGAAATATTGGGTTGTCGGAACGAGAAAATATTGCCCGTATGGTTAAAAACGAAATGCTGGGGTATGGCGTTCTGCAGGACCTAATAGATGATCCTCTGATCTCTGATATCTATGTTATACGGTACAACAGAGTACGGTATAAAAGGGACGGCAAACTCTATGTTGCTAAGAATGTACGCTTCCGAGATGAGCAACACCTTCGTCAGTTCATTGACCTACTATGTTATATCGGTAAACGCAAGGTAGATGAATCTAATCCTACAGTATCCCTTACTACACCGGAAGGACACCGGGTGGCAATAACCCTGGGAACCATAGCAGATGGCTTCTCAACCATGTCTATACGGAAATTTCTATTTACAGGAAATATTGATGGACTTGTCAAAAATGGCACCTTCTCCAAAAGGGCGGCAGAATTTATAAGACGTTGCGTTAAGGGAAGACGGAATATTGTTATCGTTGGCCCCCAGAACACAGGCAAAACCACATTGATTGCTGTTCTTGGCCATGAGTTTGATGAAAACGAACTGCCGGTCCTGGTGGAAGAGGTCCGTGAGTGTACTATTGAACACCCGGATCTTCGTGTATTTGTTGCCAGACAAGCTAACATGGAGGGCAAAGGGGAATATGGCTTTAAACGCATTTTAAAGGATTCCTTACAATCAGGCGGCACACGGGTTCTGGTTGCTGAAGTACGGGACGGCAGTGTTTATTACATGCTCACAGCCATGGCCATGGGTCAGCAGGGTAGTATGGGCACCTTCCACGCCGATTCGCCACAGGATGCAATCCAAATTCGCTTAGTACTTATGCTAAGCCAAGCCCCGGAATGTGCCGGAATGACCATCGAAAGCATGTACCGCATCATTGGGGCTGCAGTACACACCGTTATAATGCTTAACCTCGATGAAAACGGTAGAAGGATATGCTCTCACATATCCGAAGTTCTAAAATCCACTGGGGAACCCCCGGAGGTAATAGATATTTTTGAAAGGAGGAACGGGGAGCTAGTATACACAGGTAATTATCCCATTAGGGCCGCAGAAGAAATGAAACAGTATGGGGTGGATTTTAAAGGGGTGATTGAAAATTAAAAAGCACAATATCTTTTATGTCTTATTTGTTGTTTTTGCAGTGGTTACAGCCATAGGGGTATTCCACGGATATAACACCGTTACAAAGAAAGTACCCGTGGCAAAGGCCGGGGCAGATCTCGTTCAGGATGAAATGGCCTCCTCAAAAAATCTTGTAATTGGACAAACACCCATCGGAGCCTTGCAAAAAGATACCGTCAGGCATCCTGACGAAATTAAGGGGATGTACGCCAAGGGCTTCATACCGGCTGGAACTGTTTTGAGAAAGTCAATGTTTATTTCCTTCAAAGATGCTGGGGTGGCCGCCAGACTAGCTAATTACCCTGGTAAAATTGCTGTATCCCTTGGGGCCGATATTTACACCTCGGTGGGTGGGGAATTGAAGAGGGAATACAAAGTTAACATTAAAAGTGGCTATAAAGGATCAGAACGGGAGATTGCAAAGGAAGCCATTGTTCTCTCCGAACCCACCGCCAAAAAAGAGGCCATTGTCCTTGCTATGACACCAGAGGAATCAACGTTATTAACATCTGCCAGGAGTAACAATGAAAAATTGACCGTACAAATATTACCGGTTAAGGGGGACTAAAAAATGTGGGTTTCCCTTTTTGCATTTCTTGCCGTTGTTTGTCTTGGCATCGGAATCATTTACCAGAAAGACTATTCCAAATTGAAGGAACTGCTTTCTGGCAAATCTTCCGTCAAGGTAGATGATAAGTCAAGTATTCTTGATGAATTATGGGGAACACCCCCTGACACCCGAAAAGCCACTCTGAACCAGGCTATGGTTGGTCTGGTTTTAGGTTTTATGGCAGGGGAGTTTATAAGCAGCACAGTTGCTTTACTGCTGGCCCCTTCCGGATTTGTACTGGGTCCACGTATTTATGAATTAGCAGTCAGAGGTTATAAAAGAAAAAAATTCCGTACTTTGTTTACCCGGGCTGTATCGGACATGGCTGTGGTAGCCCGCAACAGTACGATTCTGGAAGGTATTGCCCATGTTGCGGAAAATGCCAAACCGCCAGTATCCGATATCTTTAGTTACATTTCTGAAAGCATTCAAAAAGGGGAAAAAGACTACTTAGCCATTATCAAAGCTGCAGAAGTATATAATGTTCCTGAATTGCTCCCTCTGGCCGACTCCGTGAGAATTATCGCTGACCTTGGGGGTGGGAAAAGGGCGCCGGAAATATTAACTTCTGCCGCAGAGATGGTCAAACACCAAAACAGGTTTATTGATAAGGTGAACATTGCTGTATCGGAAATGCTATGGGATGCGGCCATCTCAATGCTGATCTTGGTTGCTTGTTTTGCTTGGCTGGCTCTCCCGGAAGATTCAGTATACCGTCTTTCATTATCTAAACATCCCATGCTGCTGGCCGCGGGATTTGGCAGTTTGATTATTTGCTGGGTTTTTATTTTTGCTGAGCTCAAGAAGTTTAAGTCAAAATGTGGTCTTTAAAGGAGGTTTTACGGAAGGGGATAGTATCTTGTGGATTCCTTTGAAAGCTGGACTACTGAGTACCTACTCCAAGATGCCATTGCAGGGGGTGTCTTTGTTTTTATCTTTCTATTAGCAGCCAGGTTTGCTGTTCGAGCAATCATTGGCAGTTGGTTTGGCCGAAGAAATGGAGCCCTTGTATCAACAATCGTAGAGGTCTTTGCTACCTTTTACTTTGTCATACAGGCATCCTACAACCCAGGGGTCTATTTAGGGGCAGTTTTGGCCTTCAGTGCTGGTATTATGAGACATTTAATCGGGAACATCAGGGGTTTATAACTTTTGTTAAGGGGTGATAACCATTGGCCATATTGTAACAGTATCTTTATTGTGCAGTTTGCTATCTTTAGCCGCAGGATTCTATTACCGAAAACAATATTCAGTCTTAAAAGAGAGATTATCGGGGCAAAAAAACAAGCTGACTTTTCTGCAGCTTTTTTCTAAAAAACTACCAGAATACCTAAAGGCATTGGGCATTGTCTTAGACTTCAAAAAGATTAATAACTGGCTTGTATTAGCAGGACGACCCTTTAAGCTAAACGCCGAAGAATTTGTGGGAGCTTACATCGTTTTGGTCGCAGGTACCGGCGTAGTTGCCTACACCATGATTAACCTGGGGTTGGTTAGTAAGTTGATAGGCTTTTTGTTTTTTGCGGTGCCATCGGTGGTGCCGTATTTTCATATTGAATCTGAAGCCCAAAAAGCCAGGGATAAGATTAACACAGAGTTGATTAACCTGATCTATTCCATGGATCTTGGCGTATCAAACGGCCTTGATGAAAAGTTGCTCATTCAGTGGGCAGCCGAGGGAAAAGGCCTATTGGCATCCATGCTTAGGGAATCATTAAAAGAAGTTGATCTTGGTGGAGAAGAATATCTTATCTTTTACAGGTTGGCCGAAGACTACAATGTCCCCGATGCAGAAGAGGTTGGCATGTTAATAAAACATGCAGAAAAGAACGGGGTAGATATTTCTCAAAGCCTGTATGACTTAGCCAGGGATTTTCGGTATCGGCGCGACAGTGACCTAGACAAGAATATAGGCAAAGTAAAGCTGACCATTGGGGTCTATGTGGTTTTGGCCTATATGGTAATGACCTTTGCCCTCATTGCCGGTCCGATCATGGTAGAATACCTTCCCTATTTATCGAAAGGTACCGGTTAATTACCTAATGAAAGGGGGGAAACCGATGTTTAAAAGGATAAAACGGTTCCTAACTAAAAAAGCTGGATTTAATTTTATCCAAGCTGGTTTAATGCTGGCCATTGCAGCAGTGGCTATTTACTATGGCTGGAACGACCACCTTAAAGACCCGTATTATGATAATGTCACTAAAACTGGCGGATACATGACTACTGGTGGACAAGAATAAGCACTGCTTATTAACCGAAACCCGGTCCTTTGGATCGGGTTTCCTTGAAAAATAAGACAATAAGACTCGGAGAAATTAACTGGTTATCTTATAGGTGAAGATTAGGGACCCAAACCTCTATTCTTCAAAAGCAAAGTACATACTATAGATTCCACTCATATTTATACCAAGGACGAATAATTGGTTTTACAATATTTTTCTTATTGTCAGATTTAACCCATTTAATAAAACTTACACATAAGCAAAATGGTAATCTCCATCCACGAAATATAAAATCATAAAAACTTATAATCTGTGTTTTCAAAAGCCATTTTCTAAAGGTAGCAATCCAATGAAATGGTAATGTAAAGAAACCAAATCGTATTTTTGAGAACAGACCAAGCTCTTTACATATTGGAGGGGGAAAGGAAAATAAATGAGACATTTCTTCAGGATTTACAAGCCATGTAGTAAGAATGATCTTTTTAGCACCAGCATTTTTGAGATTATTAAAACATATTTCCAAATCTTCATATATAAATTTTCTTCTATTAGGGTATTTGGAATAAATCAGAAATGCCAGAGGACTCATCTGTATCTTCCAAGTTCCCTTCCCCCGATATATACCACAACCAATACTACCTATTGGAACGAAACTAAGGGAATAAAACATATAACTAGTTGTAAAAAAACTCCAAATTATCATATAACCAAGATTTTTAACACTAACCGATTCATACAGCAATCCGAGAATAACAAAGTAAACAAACAAAGTAATATAGGAACCAAACCTAGATACAACAAGACTTCCAAGGGGCAATCTCAGTATATTGGAATGATTAGGCAAATTGTAGGAATCAATAGAGCAAGTAGAGTAACCGTTGGAGATTGTATCTCTAGCATTCTGGTTGGGTTCACACCAGGCATTTTCCTTTTGGTCATTATTTTTACTATGTACAGTCATAAACTTTTACTCCTTTCATTAAAAACTAATTTATTTAAAATACAAGAAATTTCCAAGTTGTATTTACTTGTGACCTTAAGCCTTTTTCTTATTATAGTCGGCATATGTCAACTTACCAATGGTCTTCTAGTAGTTTCGATTAGCAGAACTTTAAGAAATAAAAATTTATATATCTTATATCCCAAAGGTAGGTTATTACAAGTTAAGGTTGATAAAACTTGGGTTTTGATTAACTTTTTTGTAGGAACTTTATGTCCCGTTATTATTCCGACTATTTTGTGGGTAATATTTTTTGATATTAAAATAGTAAATGTGAAAAGTGGTTTTTTGTTATTCTTATTATTATGTCTAGTCCTAAATGCATTACATGATAACTGGAATTACATTTGGGAAGAACAAATCAAATCTAATCATACTAAATTCTTCTTACAGCAGTTAAATTTTAGAAAGTATCAATGATGTTTCTAATGTATAAATTCTATTTACTTGCTTTTGATAGCTACCCTACGGGTGGCTATCAGTATTTTAAGG
This genomic interval from Desulforamulus reducens MI-1 contains the following:
- a CDS encoding cellulose synthase operon protein YhjQ/BcsQ produces the protein MTVIVRKCNQGGVDDPILHISDVFRTLVVAGPRNNQGMAYHNRVTSLGVASDNVIFLEKGTNWAQMVADRVIAMIAAKPVVQNEDDYWGFDSDPQPPVIKPKKIKVISILGYRGGTGRSTIAASLALHYVTAGERVTLIDLGSPPSLHRHTGAVMEMQDGVLFGSACCDVYSPASPAWAFSPEQLGAMIEDFRKNRYRRIIVDFSAQPAPGLLETVQSDRIITVVDSDIEQSVEPAMEQKNNSIFVYNKAIPETDVDLIQEYTGDSLIVIPRDVVGIQAALTAKEPAYNKSEAVATGIGALAAEIEK
- a CDS encoding AAA family ATPase, giving the protein MNKIKLFVSGPREFVDYITHQVENNPGAMMIVNVSTEPSQTVAILESGSTSADVLLLGFDDRKIETMVQPLSRFSENFPIFISAKQLSVAHKKWKPFYFNIAREGGELSAITRYFKDRPQDIAIPERASVINTVASQARVEHVKERENRIETIPVDKKVITVFGQKGGIGKTCTVVSVSQSLSTLTTMSVCVLDLDMNRDYGDILRYFGYVGNDKVDALTIERPDWAGQLKLPTEKTLSAWTKLLSGEKSGDGKFMLSDEMRLNKKLVEHCLIKIKPNLFFLPPVRTIMDEHSISETDVRKIISILRRHFSTVIIDGGNTLSTQTVSAISESDDLLIMAEAAIASFDSLADFTLNTLNIVKGHAVPRIIINMMMDKDKIPRKQYVDPEKELPEIVGGFPVIAVFPWDDELNISVRWKLIVPYYGAHDTPFTREMPNLLKHLYPKEIFSQAKEKDSGNGFFRFFKKFLALGGAR
- a CDS encoding CpaF family protein; translation: MQKDQFKGLQGISPLLRQRQDQQLEEIIYSRFGELVMECRAHALTIFQKNKGEKIDGNYLESELNNLLSKKYGNIGLSERENIARMVKNEMLGYGVLQDLIDDPLISDIYVIRYNRVRYKRDGKLYVAKNVRFRDEQHLRQFIDLLCYIGKRKVDESNPTVSLTTPEGHRVAITLGTIADGFSTMSIRKFLFTGNIDGLVKNGTFSKRAAEFIRRCVKGRRNIVIVGPQNTGKTTLIAVLGHEFDENELPVLVEEVRECTIEHPDLRVFVARQANMEGKGEYGFKRILKDSLQSGGTRVLVAEVRDGSVYYMLTAMAMGQQGSMGTFHADSPQDAIQIRLVLMLSQAPECAGMTIESMYRIIGAAVHTVIMLNLDENGRRICSHISEVLKSTGEPPEVIDIFERRNGELVYTGNYPIRAAEEMKQYGVDFKGVIEN
- a CDS encoding type II secretion system F family protein is translated as MWVSLFAFLAVVCLGIGIIYQKDYSKLKELLSGKSSVKVDDKSSILDELWGTPPDTRKATLNQAMVGLVLGFMAGEFISSTVALLLAPSGFVLGPRIYELAVRGYKRKKFRTLFTRAVSDMAVVARNSTILEGIAHVAENAKPPVSDIFSYISESIQKGEKDYLAIIKAAEVYNVPELLPLADSVRIIADLGGGKRAPEILTSAAEMVKHQNRFIDKVNIAVSEMLWDAAISMLILVACFAWLALPEDSVYRLSLSKHPMLLAAGFGSLIICWVFIFAELKKFKSKCGL